The Anas platyrhynchos isolate ZD024472 breed Pekin duck chromosome 3, IASCAAS_PekinDuck_T2T, whole genome shotgun sequence genome includes a window with the following:
- the E2F6 gene encoding transcription factor E2F6 isoform X2 — MEGGGHKMAAPAQWESLRPLQPDTLRPPMLNLNLDGDVQVVRKTLKAKRPRFDASLVYLTRKFMDLVKRAPDGVLDLNEVATTLGVRKRRVYDITNVLDGIHLIQKRSKNLIQWVGSNLDQVVGKAAEQQNLKDELSDLSAMEEALDELIKDCAHQLFDLTDDKENAKLAYVTYQDIRSIQAFQKQIVIAIKAPEETKLEIPIPKEDCIEVHVKSTKGPIDVYLCEVEQDKPGAKTFENMNTVKSETEPSVPPGEE; from the exons CCACCAATGCTCAACTTGAATCTGGATGGTGACGTGCAGGTGGTAAGAA AAACCCTGAAGGCTAAAAGGCCTCGATTTGATGCATCTTTGGTTTACTTGACCCGAAAATTCATGGATCTTGTCAAAAGAGCTCCAGATGGTGTCCTTGATTTAAACGAAGTAGCAACAACTCTTGGAGTACGAAAACGAAGAGTTTATGACATCACCAATGTATTGGATGGAATTCACTTAATTCAGAAGAGATCTAAGAATCTTATCCAGTGGGT AGGTTCTAATCTTGACCAAGTTGTTggaaaggcagcagagcagcaaaacCTTAAAGATGAACTCTCTGACTTGTCAGCCATGGAAGAAGCTCTGGATGAATTAATCAAGGATTGTGCTCATCAGTTATTTGATCTAACAGAtgacaaagaaaatgcaaaa CTAGCTTATGTGACATATCAAGATATCCGTAGCATTCAGGCATTTCAGAAACAGATTGTGATTGCAATCAAAGCTCCAGAAGAAACCAAACTGGAAATACCAATTCCTAAGGAA GACTGCATAGAAGTACATGTAAAGAGCACAAAAGGACCCATTGATGTGTATCTGTGTGAGGTGGAACAAGATAAGCCAGGTGCcaaaacttttgaaaatatgaatacTGTCAAATCTGAAACTGAGCCATCGGTTCCTCCTGGTGAAG AGTGA
- the E2F6 gene encoding transcription factor E2F6 isoform X4, producing the protein MLNLNLDGDVQVVRKTLKAKRPRFDASLVYLTRKFMDLVKRAPDGVLDLNEVATTLGVRKRRVYDITNVLDGIHLIQKRSKNLIQWVGSNLDQVVGKAAEQQNLKDELSDLSAMEEALDELIKDCAHQLFDLTDDKENAKLAYVTYQDIRSIQAFQKQIVIAIKAPEETKLEIPIPKEDCIEVHVKSTKGPIDVYLCEVEQDKPGAKTFENMNTVKSETEPSVPPGEE; encoded by the exons ATGCTCAACTTGAATCTGGATGGTGACGTGCAGGTGGTAAGAA AAACCCTGAAGGCTAAAAGGCCTCGATTTGATGCATCTTTGGTTTACTTGACCCGAAAATTCATGGATCTTGTCAAAAGAGCTCCAGATGGTGTCCTTGATTTAAACGAAGTAGCAACAACTCTTGGAGTACGAAAACGAAGAGTTTATGACATCACCAATGTATTGGATGGAATTCACTTAATTCAGAAGAGATCTAAGAATCTTATCCAGTGGGT AGGTTCTAATCTTGACCAAGTTGTTggaaaggcagcagagcagcaaaacCTTAAAGATGAACTCTCTGACTTGTCAGCCATGGAAGAAGCTCTGGATGAATTAATCAAGGATTGTGCTCATCAGTTATTTGATCTAACAGAtgacaaagaaaatgcaaaa CTAGCTTATGTGACATATCAAGATATCCGTAGCATTCAGGCATTTCAGAAACAGATTGTGATTGCAATCAAAGCTCCAGAAGAAACCAAACTGGAAATACCAATTCCTAAGGAA GACTGCATAGAAGTACATGTAAAGAGCACAAAAGGACCCATTGATGTGTATCTGTGTGAGGTGGAACAAGATAAGCCAGGTGCcaaaacttttgaaaatatgaatacTGTCAAATCTGAAACTGAGCCATCGGTTCCTCCTGGTGAAG AGTGA